One genomic segment of Pandoraea thiooxydans includes these proteins:
- a CDS encoding TetR/AcrR family transcriptional regulator, whose product MGIFNKLSFKDQAFKLREDAILDAATRMLASKGFDLMTMDDVALEVGISKPSLYKHFKSKEDLVGEALIRLIDGAIEHLGQMPATLTPLQRLSDLLEWALRVRLGGGLPFLPSTSAHVRDMLTRNLRYVARVLKLHQQLKALVRQAKAAGQLDAALPDDVILFSYYARTCDPSVDYLRLYSQLDDEAIVASMLRVCFDGLR is encoded by the coding sequence ATGGGTATTTTCAATAAATTGAGCTTCAAGGATCAAGCCTTCAAGTTGCGCGAGGACGCCATCCTCGATGCCGCCACGCGCATGCTTGCCAGCAAGGGCTTCGATCTGATGACCATGGACGACGTCGCGCTCGAGGTCGGTATCTCCAAACCGAGCCTCTATAAGCATTTCAAGTCCAAGGAAGATCTGGTGGGCGAGGCGTTGATCCGCCTGATCGACGGCGCGATCGAGCATCTCGGGCAAATGCCCGCCACGCTCACGCCATTGCAGCGCCTGAGCGATCTGCTCGAATGGGCGCTGCGCGTGCGGCTCGGCGGCGGCTTGCCGTTCCTGCCCTCGACGAGTGCCCACGTGCGCGACATGCTGACGCGCAATTTGCGGTACGTCGCGCGCGTGCTCAAGTTGCATCAGCAGCTCAAGGCGCTGGTGCGCCAGGCGAAGGCCGCTGGACAGCTCGACGCGGCATTGCCCGACGACGTAATCCTGTTCAGCTATTACGCCCGCACTTGCGACCCGTCGGTCGATTACCTGCGCCTGTACAGCCAGCTCGACGATGAGGCGATCGTCGCCAGCATGCTGCGCGTGTGCTTCGACGGGCTGCGCTGA
- a CDS encoding alpha/beta hydrolase — MTGSIWSRFFLTPLLLGCLAACSPLRTIDRLTPDNTYRLSAGIAYGPLGRQKLDIYAPLGATRPTPVVVFFYGGNWDSGARSEYRFVGEALASRGITAVIADYRLYPQVVYPDFVEDSARAVAWTLAHIEAYGGDPHRLFVMGHSAGAYNAAMVALDPRWLARFGDSPGMLSGWIGLAGPYNFLPIDVDEIKPIFLFPNTPPASQPINHVTGDAPPSLLLTGSADTIVSPIRNSDALAAALRAAHDPVQAENYRGVTHALLIGSFARPLRWVAPALARVVAFVEHTAPATRPTPDHVAQILPRGAS; from the coding sequence ATGACTGGTTCGATCTGGTCCAGGTTTTTTCTGACGCCGCTCTTACTGGGCTGCCTCGCCGCCTGCTCGCCACTGCGCACCATCGATCGCCTGACGCCCGATAATACCTACCGCCTGAGCGCGGGCATCGCCTATGGCCCGCTGGGGCGGCAGAAGCTCGACATCTATGCGCCGCTTGGCGCGACCCGGCCAACACCAGTGGTGGTGTTTTTCTACGGCGGCAACTGGGATAGCGGGGCTCGCAGCGAGTACCGTTTCGTCGGCGAGGCGCTCGCCTCGCGCGGCATCACCGCGGTCATCGCAGATTATCGTCTGTATCCGCAGGTGGTTTATCCGGACTTTGTGGAGGACTCCGCCCGTGCGGTTGCGTGGACGCTTGCGCACATCGAAGCCTATGGCGGAGATCCGCACCGGCTGTTCGTGATGGGACACAGTGCCGGCGCCTACAACGCTGCCATGGTGGCGCTCGATCCGCGCTGGCTGGCCCGCTTTGGCGACTCGCCAGGCATGCTCAGCGGCTGGATCGGATTGGCCGGTCCGTACAATTTTCTGCCGATCGACGTCGACGAAATCAAGCCGATCTTCCTGTTTCCGAATACGCCGCCGGCCTCGCAACCGATCAATCACGTCACCGGCGACGCGCCGCCGAGCTTGCTGCTCACGGGCTCGGCCGACACGATCGTCAGCCCGATACGCAATTCCGACGCGCTGGCTGCCGCGTTGCGCGCCGCGCACGACCCGGTCCAGGCCGAAAACTATCGGGGCGTGACGCATGCACTGTTGATCGGCTCGTTTGCCAGGCCGCTGCGCTGGGTCGCGCCGGCGCTGGCGCGGGTGGTGGCGTTCGTGGAGCACACGGCGCCGGCGACGCGCCCGACACCCGACCATGTGGCGCAGATCCTGCCGCGCGGGGCGTCATGA
- a CDS encoding phospholipase D family protein codes for MRRFSRYAAVLLFLAGALHAQTNPPMALRGATVQVYFSPDGGAARAVVGMIDGARQRVMLAGYLLTSYPIARALKRAHARGVQVRVVLDSANETDRYSGATYLARAGIDVVIDKKYAIMHHKFIIADRTLGFGSMNFTRAGDEKNAENFNIFRGAPTLLDRYEKEFERLYRESAPYRRGG; via the coding sequence ATGCGACGCTTTTCACGCTATGCCGCCGTGTTGTTGTTCCTTGCCGGCGCGTTACACGCGCAAACCAACCCGCCGATGGCACTGCGCGGCGCCACCGTGCAGGTGTACTTCTCACCCGACGGCGGCGCGGCGCGCGCGGTCGTCGGCATGATCGACGGCGCCCGTCAGCGCGTCATGCTGGCCGGCTATCTCCTGACCTCGTATCCGATTGCCCGGGCGCTCAAGCGAGCCCACGCTCGCGGCGTGCAGGTGCGAGTAGTGCTCGATTCGGCCAATGAGACCGACCGATACAGCGGCGCCACCTATCTTGCGCGGGCTGGCATCGACGTAGTGATCGATAAAAAATACGCGATCATGCATCACAAATTCATCATCGCGGATCGCACTCTGGGATTTGGGTCGATGAATTTCACGCGTGCCGGCGATGAAAAAAATGCCGAGAATTTCAATATTTTCCGTGGCGCGCCGACGTTGCTCGACAGATACGAGAAGGAGTTCGAGCGGCTCTATCGAGAGTCGGCGCCCTATCGACGTGGCGGATGA
- a CDS encoding ShlB/FhaC/HecB family hemolysin secretion/activation protein: protein MASLGRFVKWIGLCAIGVAVCQCPAQATGTPCFVNSVVYAFTMPASPWSLASAGASLPRPTFNSGGELGRHSIVTAPLTEVTAAPITSGDIVVAPLPQAADASQTDGAAPEQGVSASITPPSNTSAQAQPPRANRTPPVSDCFRLEARNPTRIQQNIHYAITQFQPQRGSWLPTLNVQRSGVPGEGNVGWQVIDERPWQFNVGLNNNGMTSTGKMEGTAGLTVNNPLGLRGLLNTTWSKDLQNAANDPTNQGMRANYTLPWSDAWTFGVSGSSIFSADQGVPSSDNTFHSLQWRVRHVLDGSRDGQTSLLFSVTRNIDQAAGDQSTGDTYAQIGLTQRHYLGMGYVDFSLLQRVGSPLAPVAPGAGGWAYRFESLNANFSIPFY, encoded by the coding sequence ATGGCTTCTCTCGGACGTTTCGTGAAATGGATCGGACTGTGTGCCATTGGCGTCGCTGTTTGCCAGTGCCCGGCCCAGGCCACCGGCACCCCCTGTTTCGTGAACTCGGTCGTCTATGCGTTCACCATGCCTGCAAGCCCGTGGTCATTGGCGTCGGCCGGGGCCTCTTTGCCACGCCCGACATTCAATAGCGGCGGCGAACTCGGCCGGCATTCGATCGTAACGGCGCCGCTGACGGAAGTCACGGCCGCGCCGATAACGTCGGGGGACATCGTGGTCGCGCCATTGCCCCAGGCGGCCGACGCATCCCAGACAGACGGAGCCGCGCCGGAGCAGGGTGTCTCGGCGAGCATTACCCCGCCGTCGAACACATCGGCGCAGGCGCAGCCCCCGCGCGCCAATCGGACCCCGCCGGTGTCGGACTGTTTCCGGCTTGAAGCGCGGAATCCCACCCGCATCCAGCAGAATATCCATTACGCGATCACCCAATTTCAGCCGCAGCGCGGCAGTTGGCTGCCAACCTTGAATGTGCAGCGCAGCGGCGTGCCCGGTGAGGGCAACGTGGGTTGGCAGGTCATCGACGAGCGCCCCTGGCAATTCAATGTCGGCTTGAACAACAACGGCATGACCAGCACCGGAAAAATGGAGGGCACTGCCGGCTTGACCGTCAACAATCCACTGGGTTTGCGCGGTTTGCTCAATACCACCTGGAGCAAGGATCTGCAAAATGCCGCGAATGATCCGACCAATCAAGGCATGAGGGCCAACTACACCTTGCCGTGGAGCGACGCGTGGACATTCGGCGTTTCTGGCAGTTCGATCTTTTCGGCCGATCAGGGCGTGCCGTCGAGCGACAATACTTTCCACTCGCTGCAATGGCGAGTGCGGCACGTCCTGGACGGCTCGCGCGACGGCCAGACATCCCTGCTGTTCTCGGTCACGCGCAACATCGACCAGGCGGCCGGCGATCAATCCACCGGCGATACTTACGCCCAAATCGGCCTGACGCAGCGACATTATCTCGGCATGGGCTATGTCGATTTCTCGTTGTTGCAGCGGGTCGGATCGCCGCTGGCGCCAGTGGCCCCTGGAGCGGGCGGATGGGCCTATCGTTTCGAGTCGCTCAACGCGAACTTCTCGATTCCATTTTATTGA
- a CDS encoding MarR family winged helix-turn-helix transcriptional regulator, producing the protein MPNKSKPADQSPGDDLRLENQLCFALYSTSLAMTKIYKPLLDALGLTYPQYLVMLVLWESDGLMVSEIGERLFLDSGTLTPLLKRMEANGLLSRLRDADDERRVRVKLSKAGSDLKRAAAGIPSCIRQLSGCSVSELISLSQSVKAFRQRLVA; encoded by the coding sequence ATGCCAAACAAATCCAAACCCGCCGATCAAAGTCCTGGCGATGACCTGCGTCTCGAGAATCAGCTGTGTTTTGCACTGTATTCGACGTCGCTTGCCATGACAAAAATATACAAGCCGCTACTCGATGCGCTCGGACTGACCTATCCGCAATATCTTGTAATGCTCGTGTTGTGGGAGAGCGACGGGCTGATGGTGTCGGAAATCGGCGAGCGTCTGTTTCTGGACTCCGGCACATTGACACCATTGCTCAAACGCATGGAGGCAAACGGCTTGCTGAGCAGGCTGCGCGACGCCGACGACGAGCGTCGTGTGCGCGTGAAGTTGTCGAAAGCAGGCAGCGATCTCAAGCGTGCGGCCGCCGGCATACCCTCGTGCATTCGCCAACTCTCCGGGTGTTCTGTTTCTGAATTGATTTCCCTGAGCCAAAGCGTGAAGGCCTTCCGCCAACGGCTGGTGGCCTGA
- a CDS encoding organic hydroperoxide resistance protein, which yields MTTKLDKVIYTAKAHTTGGRDGRSVSDDGLLDVKLALPKVMGGAGNATNPEQLFAAGYSACFMGALKHVAGMKKVVVPADASIDASVDIGPIPAGFGIAVKMAIHLPGLDRAVAQDLVDTAHQVCPYSNATRGNIEVELTLV from the coding sequence ATGACGACGAAACTCGACAAAGTTATTTACACCGCCAAAGCTCACACCACGGGTGGTCGCGACGGCCGCTCGGTGAGCGACGATGGATTGCTCGACGTCAAGCTGGCATTGCCCAAAGTCATGGGCGGCGCGGGCAACGCGACCAATCCCGAGCAGCTCTTTGCCGCCGGCTATTCGGCTTGCTTCATGGGCGCGCTCAAGCATGTGGCAGGGATGAAGAAAGTCGTGGTGCCCGCTGATGCTTCCATCGACGCCAGCGTCGACATCGGCCCCATTCCCGCCGGCTTCGGTATTGCGGTCAAAATGGCAATCCATCTGCCCGGCCTCGACCGGGCCGTGGCGCAAGATCTGGTCGATACCGCGCACCAGGTTTGCCCCTATTCGAACGCCACACGCGGCAATATCGAAGTCGAGTTGACGCTGGTTTGA